A window from Triticum aestivum cultivar Chinese Spring chromosome 6D, IWGSC CS RefSeq v2.1, whole genome shotgun sequence encodes these proteins:
- the LOC123142281 gene encoding MEIOTIC F-BOX protein MOF yields the protein MADCIASKRRCADVADGADRLGDLPDSLLQVIISLLGFRQAVQTGVLSRRWKNLWRGMPVVDIDEREFAGDGQTWDRFEDFVDHALTSIPPGTQLDAFRLHVVSCDTATSSRWIRRGLRHLPAAVSIHGTNAGHSLVCWNPHVSSPPRNPFRFRYAAADGLWQQRGMSACAAGFTRRLTTLRLVGAGISRGFFEELGRNCPALEELHAERCMMHMLSLASPVLRRLAVISPVSARMVTVVPGLEAPRLTSLRLDIMYGGEITYGLETGVGPAPQYHLPALTEASLRLTDTSANVHLPDHQAWDWENRKLIAMFLDSMCGFLARLTNIVSLHLHGFIAMALLQKESQEFPVLNNLRNLHLEECDVGVNYQVLTSILRNTPNLEKLALQWCTFEAPPITNRRKEMASSKLHGSTTPAVFWCKKLKSMDIKCRKEDETHMARVLSEISKGMAPEQWERVKTSDTIVSVE from the exons ATGGCCGACTGCATCGCCAGCAAGCGCCGCTGCGCGGACGTCGCCGACGGCGCTGACCGGCTTGGTGACCTGCCGGACAGCCTCCTGCAAGTCATAATCTCCTTGCTCGGCTTCCGGCAGGCCGTGCAGACCGGCGTGCTGTCGCGGCGGTGGAAGAATCTGTGGCGTGGCATGCCCGTCGTCGACATCGACGAGCGAGAGTTCGCCGGCGACGGCCAGACTTGGGACCGTTTCGAGGACTTTGTCGACCACGCATTGACGTCGATCCCGCCAGGGACGCAGCTCGACGCCTTTCGCCTGCACGTGGTTAGCTGCGACACCGCCACGTCTAGCAGGTGGATCCGACGTGGCCTCCGCCACCTCCCGGCCGCCGTCAGCATCCACGGTACCAACGCCGGCCACAGCCTGGTCTGCTGGAACCCGCACGTATCATCCCCGCCCCGAAACCCCTTCAGGTTCAGGTACGCCGCCGCCGACGGACTCTGGCAGCAGCGGGGCATGTCGGCGTGCGCCGCCGGTTTCACCCGTCGCTTGACGACCCTGCGGCTGGTCGGCGCCGGTATCAGTCGCGGCTTCTTCGAGGAGCTCGGCCGGAACTGCCCGGCCCTCGAGGAGCTCCACGCCGAGAGGTGCATGATGCACATGCTCTCCCTCGCCTCGCCCGTGCTCAGGCGCCTCGCTGTCATCAGCCCAGTTTCAGCACGTATGGTCACCGTCGTTCCTGGGCTCGAGGCCCCCCGCCTCACCTCCCTCCGCCTCGACATCATGTATGGCGGGGAGATCACCTACGGATTGGAAACCGGAGTCGGGCCGGCCCCACAGTATCACTTGCCGGCTCTTACTGAGGCGTCACTCCGGCTCACGGACACGAGCGCCAACGTCCACCTGCCCGACCACCAAGCTTGGGACTGGGAGAATCGGAAGCTCATCGCCATGTTTTTGGATTCCATGTGTGGCTTCCTTGCCCGCCTTACGAATATTGTAAGCCTACATCTACACGGCTTCATCGCCATG GCATTGCTTCAGAAGGAGTCCCAAGAATTCCCAGTGTTGAATAACTTGAGAAATTTGCACCTAGAAGAATGTGATGTTGGAGTGAACTACCAGGTGTTGACAAGCATCCTCAGAAACACACCTAACTTGGAAAAGCTTGCATTGCAATGGTGCACG TTTGAAGCTCCTCCAATCACGAATAGGAGGAAGGAGATGGCATCTTCAAAACTCCATGGATCAACTACACCGGCTGTTTTTTGGTGCAAGAAGCTGAAATCGATGGATATCAAATGCAGAAAGGAAGATGAGACACACATGGCTAGGGTTTTATCAGAGATCTCTAAGGGGATGGCTCCAGAGCAGTGGGAGCGAGTCAAGACATCAGATACAATTGTATCAGTAGAATAA
- the LOC123142279 gene encoding protein LEAD-SENSITIVE 1, translating to MDRGVTLSSSRIDRCQLRRDHIYTWRKSALNVYSHHGIYESDSKVIHFTMSCSPTQTCWDCAQANRKGGVIITCLDCFLGTGDICLFAYSVPLWFHAMANPGIQVTCSMEPQDPPETVLHRANKLLADGFGMHFALYCKTGHHTKQSVIKLHPAPAILGINYPSRPLGKAVATFALTASLIKSFGKHH from the exons ATGGACAGGGGGGTGACACTGTCCTCGAGCCGTATAGACCGGTGCCAGCTCAGACGCGATCACATCTACACCTGGCGCAAGAGCGCTCTTAATGTGTACTCTCATCATG GAATCTACGAGAGCGACAGCAAGGTCATCCACTTCACCATGTCTTGCTCACCTACGCAAACTTGCTGGGACTGCGCTCAAGCTAATCGTAAAGGCGGCGTCATCATCACCTGCCTTGACTGCTTCCTGGGAACGGGAGATATTTGCCTCTTCGCCTACTCAGTGCCCTTGTGGTTCCATGCCATGGCCAATCCGGGTATTCAAGTGACCTGCTCCATGGAACCTCAAGACCCCCCCGAGACGGTCTTGCACCGCGCCAACAAGCTGCTCGCCGACGGCTTCGGCATGCACTTTGCCCTCTACTGCAAGACAGGGCACCATACTAAACAATCAGTGATAAAGCTTCATCCGGCGCCGGCAATTCTAGGGATAAATTATCCGTCTAGACCGCTTGGAAAGGCAGTGGCAACGTTTGCACTAACGGCAAGCCTAATAAAGTCGTTCGGAAAACATCATTAG